One genomic segment of Occultella kanbiaonis includes these proteins:
- a CDS encoding MaoC family dehydratase, with amino-acid sequence MSALAADVGVGAELFSATRSVDRAALVRYAGASGDFNPIHWNERFALEVGLPGVIAHGMLTMGVAGSALTDWLDDPTDVLSYGVRFTRPVPVPDPGAVELLIVATVGAVDAGAGTARVDLRVTVEDKTVLGKAQAQVRLH; translated from the coding sequence GTGAGCGCACTCGCCGCAGACGTCGGCGTCGGCGCCGAGCTGTTCTCCGCCACCCGCAGCGTCGACCGGGCCGCCCTGGTGCGCTACGCCGGGGCCAGCGGCGACTTCAACCCGATCCACTGGAACGAGCGGTTCGCGCTCGAGGTGGGCCTGCCCGGCGTGATCGCGCACGGGATGCTCACCATGGGCGTCGCCGGATCCGCGCTGACGGACTGGCTCGACGACCCGACCGATGTGCTCTCCTACGGCGTGCGGTTCACCCGCCCGGTGCCGGTGCCCGACCCGGGCGCTGTCGAGCTGCTGATCGTGGCCACCGTCGGCGCCGTCGATGCCGGTGCGGGTACCGCCCGCGTGGACCTGCGGGTCACCGTCGAGGACAAGACCGTGCTCGGCAAGGCGCAGGCGCAGGTGCGGCTGCACTGA
- a CDS encoding LacI family DNA-binding transcriptional regulator produces the protein MTTRATLTDVARAAGVSISTASLAFSGAGPISAATKAKVLAAAADLGYSGPNPVARSLRRGRSGVIGVVVRKDLRQNFRDPVAIQTLDGVATTLGESDLGMLLVPTDDASGQAPDLLRHAAMDAAILLNGAAAGAPSVQVLRDRAVPAVHVDMAVRGSVSIRVTDAAGMRAVAEHLRGLGHTAVGVVTLPWGPRVEPGPLDPARPGRSTAPYTAARWAGLLEGGVLPVAAQVARGSWVEEGIRAGHALLDATPRPTALVGFSDLLAAGLLLAARERGLRVPQDVSIAGFDGVDLPWLGEDVLTTVTQPIQEKGRLAAAAAIALAAGGRARSAVLAVALRPGTTTGPAPA, from the coding sequence GTGACCACTCGCGCCACACTGACCGACGTGGCCCGCGCCGCGGGTGTCTCGATCTCGACGGCGTCGCTCGCGTTCTCCGGCGCCGGTCCGATCTCGGCAGCCACCAAGGCCAAGGTGCTCGCGGCCGCCGCGGACCTGGGCTACTCCGGGCCGAACCCGGTGGCCCGGTCGCTTCGGCGGGGCCGCAGCGGCGTGATCGGCGTCGTGGTCCGCAAGGATCTGCGTCAGAACTTCCGTGATCCGGTGGCCATCCAGACCCTCGACGGCGTCGCCACCACGCTCGGAGAGTCGGATCTGGGCATGCTGCTCGTGCCCACCGACGACGCGTCCGGCCAGGCCCCGGACCTGCTCCGGCACGCGGCGATGGACGCGGCGATCCTGCTCAACGGCGCCGCCGCGGGCGCCCCCTCGGTGCAGGTCCTGCGCGATCGCGCGGTCCCGGCCGTGCACGTGGACATGGCCGTGCGCGGCTCGGTGTCGATCCGGGTCACGGACGCCGCGGGCATGCGGGCCGTCGCCGAGCACCTGCGCGGGCTCGGCCACACCGCCGTCGGGGTGGTCACCCTGCCATGGGGGCCGCGCGTCGAGCCCGGCCCACTGGACCCGGCCCGGCCGGGCCGCTCCACCGCTCCGTACACCGCGGCCCGGTGGGCTGGGCTGCTCGAGGGCGGCGTGCTGCCCGTGGCGGCGCAGGTGGCCCGCGGGTCCTGGGTGGAGGAGGGCATCCGCGCCGGACACGCCCTGCTCGATGCCACGCCCCGCCCGACGGCGTTGGTCGGGTTCAGCGACCTGCTCGCCGCCGGTCTGTTGCTCGCTGCCCGCGAGCGTGGGCTGCGGGTGCCGCAGGACGTCTCGATCGCAGGGTTCGACGGCGTGGACCTGCCCTGGCTCGGCGAGGACGTGCTCACCACGGTGACGCAGCCCATCCAGGAGAAGGGCCGCCTGGCCGCCGCGGCCGCGATCGCGCTCGCCGCCGGCGGGCGCGCGCGCTCCGCCGTCCTGGCGGTCGCGTTGCGGCCGGGTACCACGACCGGACCGGCCCCGGCCTGA
- a CDS encoding MFS transporter, with product MSVQSVHARRGAAAVFATFVLNGFTFANWLARIPTIRDELGLRPEQLGLIILVGSLGSLTALPVTGRILSQIGAVRTVIAASVVAAAGLVVAVTGVAQINPLLVGAGLFLSTMGIGAWDVGMNFEGTRVEQALGRAIMPWFHGGFSIGTVLGAAAGGLAIRLGVPVPTHMLVVVGVAVVLVVVMTRGYLPETAEQRRAAALQGQHHGTRSYLRFWLEPRTLMVGLVVLAAALTEGAANDWLALAVIDGFETPNETGAFGLTVFLTAMTVMRFLGTFLLDRFGRVVVLRLCTGLAIVGLLVFTLSPTLPLALVGAVLWGMGAALGFPVGMSAASDDPAKAAGRLSVVATIGYTAFLVGPGLLGLLASHVGYRHALLAILVPLVVGLLVIPAARPLARPDEDPDGAARAA from the coding sequence GTGTCAGTCCAGTCGGTGCACGCCCGCCGCGGCGCCGCGGCCGTGTTCGCCACCTTCGTCCTCAACGGCTTCACGTTCGCCAACTGGCTGGCACGGATCCCGACGATCAGGGACGAGCTCGGCCTGCGGCCCGAGCAGCTCGGCCTGATCATCCTGGTGGGCTCACTCGGCTCGCTGACCGCGCTGCCCGTCACGGGCCGGATCCTGTCCCAGATCGGGGCAGTGCGGACCGTCATCGCGGCCTCCGTGGTGGCGGCCGCCGGCCTGGTCGTAGCCGTCACGGGGGTGGCCCAGATCAACCCGCTGCTGGTGGGGGCCGGCCTGTTCCTGTCGACGATGGGCATCGGGGCCTGGGACGTCGGCATGAACTTCGAGGGGACCCGGGTGGAACAGGCACTCGGGCGGGCGATCATGCCCTGGTTCCACGGGGGCTTCTCGATCGGCACCGTGCTCGGCGCTGCCGCCGGTGGTCTGGCGATCCGCCTGGGCGTGCCCGTGCCGACCCACATGCTCGTGGTGGTCGGGGTCGCCGTCGTGCTGGTTGTGGTGATGACCCGCGGGTACCTTCCGGAGACCGCCGAGCAGCGCCGGGCCGCGGCACTCCAGGGCCAGCACCACGGCACTCGCTCCTACCTCCGGTTCTGGCTCGAGCCGAGGACGCTGATGGTGGGCCTGGTGGTGCTCGCGGCGGCGCTGACCGAGGGAGCGGCCAACGACTGGCTCGCGCTGGCGGTCATCGACGGCTTCGAGACCCCGAACGAGACGGGCGCGTTCGGACTCACCGTGTTCCTGACCGCGATGACTGTGATGCGCTTCCTCGGCACGTTCCTGCTCGACCGGTTCGGGCGTGTGGTCGTGCTCCGGCTGTGCACCGGCCTGGCCATCGTCGGCCTGCTCGTGTTCACCCTCTCGCCCACGCTGCCCCTCGCGCTCGTCGGTGCGGTGCTCTGGGGGATGGGTGCCGCGCTCGGCTTCCCGGTCGGGATGAGCGCGGCGTCCGACGACCCCGCGAAGGCCGCGGGTCGGCTGTCCGTGGTGGCCACGATCGGCTACACCGCGTTCCTGGTAGGACCGGGACTGCTCGGCCTCCTCGCCAGCCACGTCGGCTATCGGCACGCCCTGCTGGCGATC